Sequence from the Curtobacterium sp. MCLR17_007 genome:
TCATCATGAGCACGTTCCTCATCACGTCGTCGATCGTGACGACGTTCCTCATCCCGCAGCGCGAGTTCCAGCCGGGCGGTGGTGCGAACGGTCGGGCGCTCGCCTACCTGGCGCACGAGTACCTGGGCGGCGTGTTCGGGTCGGTGTACGACTTCTCGACGGTGGCGATCCTGTGGTTCGCCGGTGCGAGCGCCATGGCCGGCCTGCTCAACCTCGTGCCGCGGTTCCTGCCCCGCTACGGCATGGCGCCACAGTGGGCTCGCGCGACTCGGCCGCTGGTCATCATCTTCACGCTCATCGCCTTCGTGATCACGATCATCTTCCAGGCCAACGTGGACGCCCAGGGCGGTGCGTACGCCACCGGCGTGCTCGTGCTGATCACGAGCGCGGCGGTCGCAGTGACCCTGTCGGCCCGGCGCCGGCAGCAGAAGAAACGGACGATCGGGTTCGGCGTCATCGCTGTCGTCTTCGTCTACACGACCATCGCGAACGTGATCGAGCGGCCCGACGGCGTCCGGATCGCCGCCGTGTTCATCATCGCCATCGTCGTCGTGTCCCTCGTCTCCCGGGTGCGCCGGTCGTTCGAGCTCCGCGCGTCGTCGATCGAGCTGGACGCCACGGCACGCCAGTTCGTCGAGGCCGACGCCGACCAGTTCAGCTCCGTCTGCATCATCGCGAACGAGCCCGGCGCGGGCACCGCTGCTGCCTACCGCGCGAAGGGACGCGAGGAACGGCGTGACTCCGGCATCCCGGCGCGGGTCCCGACGATGTTCCTCGAGGTCCTCCCGGCCGACTCCTCGGACTTCGAAGAGGACCTGGTGGTGGAAGGCCACGTCGTCCAGGGGCATCGTGTGCTGCGCGTCCGGTCGGGCAACGTGCCGAACACGATCGCATCGACGCTGCTCGCCATCCGCGACATCGCGGGCGTCGTGCCGAGCGTCTACTTCGAGTGGAACGAGGGCAGCCCGATCCGCAACGCGATCCGGTTCGTGTTCACGGGCGTCGGCGACGTCGCACCCGTCACCAGAGAGGTCCTGCGCGAGGCCGAACCCGAGGTCTCGCGACGACCGAGCGTCCACGTGTCGTGACGGACACGCAACGCGACCGCCGCTCGTCCTGACGGCGGGTCCTACCCCAGGATCCCGACCCGCACCTTCCGGCGCAGCACCTTG
This genomic interval carries:
- a CDS encoding amino acid transporter; this encodes MTATDAERTTPAARAPRSHRNVRLRRWMLQGSDRGADHQGPHQVEVEKTHSWWRVMCLTGVDYFSTLGYQPAIAALAAGLLSPIATIVLVLVTLFGALPVYRRVAQDSFRGAGSIMMLEKLLPWWAGKLFVLVLLGFAVTDFMITMTLSAADATAHIAENPFTPHWFTEIPVPLTLALLLLLGVVFLRGFKEAIGIAVGLVAVYLVLNAVVIGVALWHVVERPAVASDWWSGLTAQHSNPLVMIGIALIVFPKLALGLSGFETGVAVMPQVRGDASDDTSPRPEGRIRGTKRLLTVAAVIMSTFLITSSIVTTFLIPQREFQPGGGANGRALAYLAHEYLGGVFGSVYDFSTVAILWFAGASAMAGLLNLVPRFLPRYGMAPQWARATRPLVIIFTLIAFVITIIFQANVDAQGGAYATGVLVLITSAAVAVTLSARRRQQKKRTIGFGVIAVVFVYTTIANVIERPDGVRIAAVFIIAIVVVSLVSRVRRSFELRASSIELDATARQFVEADADQFSSVCIIANEPGAGTAAAYRAKGREERRDSGIPARVPTMFLEVLPADSSDFEEDLVVEGHVVQGHRVLRVRSGNVPNTIASTLLAIRDIAGVVPSVYFEWNEGSPIRNAIRFVFTGVGDVAPVTREVLREAEPEVSRRPSVHVS